One Spinacia oleracea cultivar Varoflay chromosome 4, BTI_SOV_V1, whole genome shotgun sequence DNA segment encodes these proteins:
- the LOC110790993 gene encoding uncharacterized protein isoform X1, protein MTGRNIDVLLASSNSSTYSDQLLMFPPNFPLVSSLLAISLAQFLKIFTSWFKEKKWDSKRMLSSGGMPSSHSAGVSALAVAIGVQEGTSGSAFALAVVLACVVCTSSPDVMYDASGVRLHAGHQAQLLNQIVCELPPEHPLSNCKPLRDSLGHTPLQVAAGAILGCIVAYLMQFYR, encoded by the exons ATGACGGGGAGAAACATAGATGTATTACTAGCAAGCTCAAATTCATCAACTTATTCAGATCAATTGTTAATGTTCCCTCCTAATTTCCCACTTGTTTCTTCCCTCCTTGCTATCTCTCTTGCTCAATTCCTCAAGATCTTCACCTCTTG GTTCAAAGAAAAGAAATGGGACTCTAAAAGGATGCTCAGTTCCGGTGGCATGCCATCATCACATTCAGCAGGTGTGTCAGCTCTTGCTGTGGCAATTGGTGTGCAAGAAGGAACAAGTGGATCAGCATTTGCTCTAGCTGTGGTTTTGGCATGCGTTGTATGTACTTCTTCACCAGAT GTGATGTATGATGCCTCTGGTGTGAGACTTCATGCTGGGCATCAAGCTCAA TTATTGAATCAAATTGTTTGTGAGCTGCCTCCTGAACATCCTCTTTCTAATTGTAAACCTCTACGAGACTCATTGGGTCATACTCCTCTGCAG GTTGCAGCAGGTGCTATTTTGGGTTGTATTGTTGCTTACCTTATGCAGTTTTACCGATAG
- the LOC110790993 gene encoding uncharacterized protein isoform X2: MTGRNIDVLLASSNSSTYSDQLLMFPPNFPLVSSLLAISLAQFLKIFTSWFKEKKWDSKRMLSSGGMPSSHSAGVSALAVAIGVQEGTSGSAFALAVVLACVVMYDASGVRLHAGHQAQLLNQIVCELPPEHPLSNCKPLRDSLGHTPLQVAAGAILGCIVAYLMQFYR; this comes from the exons ATGACGGGGAGAAACATAGATGTATTACTAGCAAGCTCAAATTCATCAACTTATTCAGATCAATTGTTAATGTTCCCTCCTAATTTCCCACTTGTTTCTTCCCTCCTTGCTATCTCTCTTGCTCAATTCCTCAAGATCTTCACCTCTTG GTTCAAAGAAAAGAAATGGGACTCTAAAAGGATGCTCAGTTCCGGTGGCATGCCATCATCACATTCAGCAGGTGTGTCAGCTCTTGCTGTGGCAATTGGTGTGCAAGAAGGAACAAGTGGATCAGCATTTGCTCTAGCTGTGGTTTTGGCATGCGTT GTGATGTATGATGCCTCTGGTGTGAGACTTCATGCTGGGCATCAAGCTCAA TTATTGAATCAAATTGTTTGTGAGCTGCCTCCTGAACATCCTCTTTCTAATTGTAAACCTCTACGAGACTCATTGGGTCATACTCCTCTGCAG GTTGCAGCAGGTGCTATTTTGGGTTGTATTGTTGCTTACCTTATGCAGTTTTACCGATAG